From Oryzias melastigma strain HK-1 linkage group LG15, ASM292280v2, whole genome shotgun sequence, one genomic window encodes:
- the degs1 gene encoding sphingolipid delta(4)-desaturase DES1 isoform X1: MGNRVGREDYEWVYTDQPHADRRKEILAKYPEIKTLMGPDRRLKWIVCTMVVIQFLAFYLVKDLDWKWVLFWTYSFGSCINHSMTLAIHEISHNTAFGNSKATWNRYFAMFANLPIGLPYSASFKRYHLDHHRYLGGDGVDVDIPTEFEGWFFCTRFRKLIWIILQPLFYAVRPLCINPKPISQLEVTNLVFQVAFNILLYWMWGAKPVVYMLAGSMLGMGLHPISGHFIAEHYMFLKGYETYSYYGSLNLLTFNVGYHNEHHDFPSIPGRRLPMVKEIASEYYQDLPQYTSWVHVLYDFIMDDTLSPYSRVKRKLKGDIKQE, encoded by the exons CCAAATACCCAGAAATCAAGACCTTGATGGGGCCCGACCGCAGACTGAAATGGATAGTCTGCACAATGGTGGTCATCCAATTTTTAGCTTTCTACCTAGTCAAGGACTTGGACTGGAAGTGGGTTTTGTTCTGGACGTATTCCTTTGGCAGTTGCATCAACCACTCCATGACTTTGGCTATCCATGAGATCTCCCACAACACAGCGTTTGGAAACAGCAAAGCTACGTGGAACCGATACTTCGCCATGTTTGCCAACTTGCCCATCGGCCTGCCCTACTCTGCCTCCTTCAAGCGTTATCACCTGGATCATCATCGCTACCTGGGGGGAGATGGAGTAGATGTTGACATCCCCACCGAGTTTGAAGGGTGGTTCTTTTGCACTCGTTTTCGCAAGCTCATCTGGATCATTCTGCAGCCCCTTTTCTATGCTGTCAGGCCCCTTTGCATCAACCCCAAGCCCATCAGTCAACTGGAAGTGACCAATTTGGTCTTCCAGGTAGCCTTTAATATTCTGCTCTACTGGATGTGGGGGGCCAAGCCTGTGGTGTATATGCTAGCTGGCTCCATGCTGGGAATGGGGCTGCACCCCATCTCTGGCCATTTCATAGCAGAGCACTACATGTTCCTAAAGGGTTATGAGACTTACTCCTACTATGGCTCCCTCAATCTTCTTACTTTCAATGTGGGCTACCACAACGAGCACCACGACTTCCCCAGCATCCCGGGCCGGCGGCTCCCCATG GTCAAGGAAATAGCATCAGAGTACTACCAGGACCTGCCCCAGTACACATCTTGGGTCCATGTTTTGTATGACTTCATCATGGACGACACTCTCAGCCCGTACTCCCGGGTCAAGAGAAAGCTGAAAGGGGACATCAAGCAGGAGTGA
- the degs1 gene encoding sphingolipid delta(4)-desaturase DES1 isoform X2 has protein sequence MGPDRRLKWIVCTMVVIQFLAFYLVKDLDWKWVLFWTYSFGSCINHSMTLAIHEISHNTAFGNSKATWNRYFAMFANLPIGLPYSASFKRYHLDHHRYLGGDGVDVDIPTEFEGWFFCTRFRKLIWIILQPLFYAVRPLCINPKPISQLEVTNLVFQVAFNILLYWMWGAKPVVYMLAGSMLGMGLHPISGHFIAEHYMFLKGYETYSYYGSLNLLTFNVGYHNEHHDFPSIPGRRLPMVKEIASEYYQDLPQYTSWVHVLYDFIMDDTLSPYSRVKRKLKGDIKQE, from the exons ATGGGGCCCGACCGCAGACTGAAATGGATAGTCTGCACAATGGTGGTCATCCAATTTTTAGCTTTCTACCTAGTCAAGGACTTGGACTGGAAGTGGGTTTTGTTCTGGACGTATTCCTTTGGCAGTTGCATCAACCACTCCATGACTTTGGCTATCCATGAGATCTCCCACAACACAGCGTTTGGAAACAGCAAAGCTACGTGGAACCGATACTTCGCCATGTTTGCCAACTTGCCCATCGGCCTGCCCTACTCTGCCTCCTTCAAGCGTTATCACCTGGATCATCATCGCTACCTGGGGGGAGATGGAGTAGATGTTGACATCCCCACCGAGTTTGAAGGGTGGTTCTTTTGCACTCGTTTTCGCAAGCTCATCTGGATCATTCTGCAGCCCCTTTTCTATGCTGTCAGGCCCCTTTGCATCAACCCCAAGCCCATCAGTCAACTGGAAGTGACCAATTTGGTCTTCCAGGTAGCCTTTAATATTCTGCTCTACTGGATGTGGGGGGCCAAGCCTGTGGTGTATATGCTAGCTGGCTCCATGCTGGGAATGGGGCTGCACCCCATCTCTGGCCATTTCATAGCAGAGCACTACATGTTCCTAAAGGGTTATGAGACTTACTCCTACTATGGCTCCCTCAATCTTCTTACTTTCAATGTGGGCTACCACAACGAGCACCACGACTTCCCCAGCATCCCGGGCCGGCGGCTCCCCATG GTCAAGGAAATAGCATCAGAGTACTACCAGGACCTGCCCCAGTACACATCTTGGGTCCATGTTTTGTATGACTTCATCATGGACGACACTCTCAGCCCGTACTCCCGGGTCAAGAGAAAGCTGAAAGGGGACATCAAGCAGGAGTGA